Within the Meriones unguiculatus strain TT.TT164.6M chromosome 2, Bangor_MerUng_6.1, whole genome shotgun sequence genome, the region AGCTCAGCTATGTGCTAAGCTCATAAAAGAGGTACAAAAAAAATAAGATCCTGGTCCACAATATATTAAAAATCTAGTGAAGGGAAAAAACTGACATGTGTGAAATAACGAAAGACTAGCTACTGTAATGGTCAAAGCAACACAAATAAGGGAAGGCTACAGGACTAAGCAACCCAGGCTAATGTGATAGCATtaagaaggaataaaaataatGGAATGATTTTTGAGAAGAAAAGGTACAGAAAGGAAATTcaatagcaaataaaaaaatgacaCTGTTTCTTTTATGTATCATCCTAATCAAATGAATACTACCCAATCGCCTGTTCAACTTCTTAAatggaaaatgttcatttttcCAATTATACCAAAAAACAATGAGTTAAAATAATTCACATTGATAAATATTTATTACTGCCATATCATGTTTACTTTTGCAGAATGATGTATGGATAGAAGTCATGCACTCAAAAATGTTTCAGCATGTTGATACTCTTGATTAAAATATCCTACTAGCATCCATTCTACATAGCCACATAAAAATACAGAAAGCCACAGATATTAAAGTCATGAAAATATGCAGTAAACAGGAAATTTGAGGCAATAAAAATACCTGTTCCAAAACAAATGctattgtttccagaaccaggTGAAGTTCTTGTTTCTCTAGGGAGAACGCAGCCTGaagtttttcttcctcttcttcactgaAACTGCTCTCAGCCTgcaaacacagcaagcagtcAGTCCTGGGCATGCATACAGAAGAGTCGCTTACTCATATAGAGAAAGAAAACCTAAAAGCAAACGGAAGTCCACTGTGAAAGGAAGCTGGTGTGCTATTGATCTAAATTATGACAGGTGTTCCACACCACTCTAAGTGAAACAAAATGAACTTTTTGTGGTGACTTAACGAATCACTGGGATTCTGGGCTGAGAaatggatgtttttttttctgctttaagtTTAGACCACCTCAGACAGCTgtgctttgtatttgttttgtctcGTTTCCTTCTTCACTTCATCTCATAATTAGCAGTCACTTCTTGAAACTGCCCATTTGCCCCATCTCAGCAGCACCTCCACTCCCTGCTTCCCTTCACTAGTCTGTTTTGCTGTTTCTAGTGTGCCTGGTCAAGGACACAGACAGCTGACTCTACAGAGAGAAGCACACAGCAGCTACATCAACAggtttcatgcaggggccccaaATCTCTCCTATGGGCTCAAACACAGAAAGTTTTTCATTAATGAGTTTTTCAAACACAGAAAGTTTTTCATTAATGGCCACTATTTTTTAAAGATCTGAGGCCACAGATTCTGTTTCTAAGTTTTCAGTTCCAGAAGTTTGTTTGACTTCCTTGGTGTTTCCCAATGCAGACTGCTGATATGCCAAGATGAGATACGCCACAGGCAGTTGCTCCTGCTACTGTAATTCCTCCTGTCTCACCATCTACATCCCAATTTACTGAAGGTGGGGACAGAGAGGTCCTACTCTGGTTTTACACTTCTCAtgtgaaagaaaagaattaaCTCCAAAAGCATTCACTGAGTGCCAACTGTATAATGAGTAATGTGTTGGGGAAGGGAGCTATATCAATGAGGAAGGCATGCCTCTCAAGGCCTCAGGTAGGAAGACTGGTGAGGGAGTTTGGTGGTGGTCTTCTACTTGAGAAGTAAGTGCTTACAAGGCAGTGCTAAAGTGAGCTGAGAATCAAGCAGATGTTCTGGAAGCACAGAGAAGAGACTCACACAAGGCTTGGGAGTGAGATCGCAAAATTCTTGGAAGGTAACGCTCTCTCAGTGAAGCAGGGAACAAGAGCATTTGGAAGCAAGGACAAAAAGGCATGCACAACGTATAGTTGAAAAAGGCCCCAGCACACTAGTGCCCTGTCCAGTGGGATTGCGAGTGCAAAGTAAGGAGAACACAGGCCACTGCATATTCTAATGGatcccacactcacacacagtaaGGATTGTGAAGTTTTCTCCACGGGGAAGGGACAATCACTGATGTTTCTAAATGCCGTTAAAATATGATcaacattttaaaagagaaaaaccttTAGAAACATTACTGGAATGGTCTTATTGGGAATCAgctaggggctggaaagatgcttccatggttaagagtgtttgctgctcttgcaaaaggcatgttttgttcccagcacccacataaggcAGTTCCCAACCATCTCTAACTTCAGCTCCGTGGGATTCAATGCACTCTtctggcctggcctcagtgggcatgaagaacacatgtgatacacatatacacatgcaacaAAAAAACATTCATACCTGTTTtataaaaacactcatacatgtttataaaatacataggggctggagagatggctcagaggttaagagcacttctgctggttgctcttacagaggtcctgagtttaagtcccagaaaccacatggtggctcaaaagcATCTGTAATGatatctggcgccctcttctgacatgcaggcatacatgcaggcagaatgctacatataaataaatcttttaaaaaataaaaatacatgaatgCAAAAGAGCAAAACCAAAAAGATTATGAGCAACAGATAATAGCCTGAAGCCAGGAAACAAGAAGGTCCTGATGTGGAGAACTTGGATTTGAAAGATAATTCAGAGGAAATAGGCCATGGGTCTGGGGCTACCTTCTGGTAagaaaggggggtggggggaaggaaggaaggaagaaggaaggaaggaaagaaagaaggaaggaaggaaggaaggaaggaaggaaggaaggaaggaaggaaggaagggagaagagagagggagaaagaaggaaggaaggaaaaaaaggaaggaaggaaggaaggaaggaaggaaggaaggaaggaaggaagatgagagTCCTGGATATAACTGAATGTTGGTGCCTAGAAATATACAGAGCATTTAGTATGTGTCCCATAACATGTCCAATGCAATTTTATAACCCAATAAAGAACATAAATTGAACTGGTTACCAAATAATGAACTAATTACCAAGCATACATATAGCCAAACCAACTATACCCTTGAAATAAGAGAAAATTCAGAGATTAAATACTGTGAGAAGAAATACTgactgaattatttttaaattgtattgatTATTTGTATGTTTTGCATGTGTGCTTACTTGAGTTTTACATGTACCATATGCATAAAGAAATccaagaaagccagaagaaggtatcagatccctgcaactggagttacagatggttataagccactaAGTGTGTACTGGGAAAACAAAtcaagtcttctgcaagagtagtatgTACTCTTTTGGGGGCGGAAGCagacatagggtttctctgtgtagcctctgctgtcctggaattcactctgtagacctcaggtaggtctcaaactcagagacatgtctacttgcctctgcctcccaaatgctgagatgaaAGGCTTGTACCATGACTGCCTAGATTCAGGacaggctcttaaccactgaaccatctctccatagGCTGAACTATCATTATGAGGAAGAACGTTCCACAGAACATTATATACCAAGATAAAACAATTCCAAAGTCTTCACCCTTCAATATATGACCCAAACATTAGCAGGCAAAACATTCTATAAAGCCCCgcttttttaaagttaattacaGAATACAAAGTTTCCCAGACTTCTGACCAGAAAGCATTATCAAGTCTTCCACACATCTAGAGTTCCAAAGAGCACTCTATATCACAGTCCTCTACATAACAGTGTCATGTTTCAGGGGACTCAGTGGGGTTACAAACCACAGGAATACAGAAATGCAAACCTTCAAGTGAAGCTTCTGAAGAATTCGGCTAAGAAGTCGTGGGAATCTTCCCATGTCTATTGCATTTATCAGCGGCACTGCTTTCTTCATGCTAAATAAATGTGTAAACAAAGtttcaaaattacttttaaagtgtATTTTCCTTGCTGTCTGTACGTTTTTATTTCAACAACTCTGGtagctatgttcttttagtgAAATAAAGTGACATGAATGACAGGTAATCAGTATGAGCATTTCCAAAAAGATGCCTCTCCTGAAACAGTCCCGTTGAAAGGTACATCTAACAAGTTTTCTCTTCCCAAGCAAATTAGTTGGGGAGGTATGTACCCTATCAGGGAATGGCTGTCATTTAGAGAATGGGAATGCATGCTACCATTTAATCCAAAATAGAACTCTGAAAGGAAGGAGACAGCAAATTAGGAGGTTACACCAAAACCATGAAGGATAGCAGAGGGGGGAGAGAATACATACTTGATTATTTGGAGTGCACAGTTACCTTGGAACCTGTGTCACTTGTAATAACCAATTTCAAATTGTGTACATTTAGTGAATGCGCCTTCACACTGTGCATTCCCCCAGGACATGGGCTTGAAGAAAAGACGTAGCTGTCGGAGCCAGTGAAAGAGGGAAAAACATAAAATACCAACTGTCTTCTTCCCAATGCAGGAGTGCTGTGTTCAACCTTCAATACTTGCCTGCGTACATGAGTATTTCCTGTGCCTCCACAAACTGCGTCAAGTTTTTTTCtgaaatgattttgttttaataggGGGAGTCTGAGCAGGGTATGGTGGGATGGCCAATCGTGCCAGCTTATTGGGAGGCTGCAGGGATCTTAGGtcctcaagtttgaggccagcctgggcaacattgTAAGAACTgctccatcaaaaaaaaaaaaaaaaaaaaaacaacactttaCAACTGGGCTTTGCATCTCCAGACCCAGCCAGCCTTACCTAACACACCCAAAAAACTAAAACCTACATAAAAAGGTAACACTCAATGGTGCCAACACTGGCTAAAGCCACTAATGCCTTAACTATTGGACCTTGATTTCAAAGGGCTGTTAATAAGTGTTACTTGTTAATCACTCCGTAGTACCAGCATGAACATTGCTCACTATCATCAGGTCTGAAATAACTAAAAACAGAGTATTTTCCTAAGAGAGTGGTCAGAACTCAGGTAGCGCCTAGTCACTTCTTCTACCTGCGCTCAGTCACTCAAGTCAGAACAGACGAGGGGGGGGGGCCAGGCCTGCGAGCTCGGAGCAGGTGAACTACTCCGGGAGGAAGCACGCTGCTCCCACCCCACCCACAACCTCCTCCGCGCCACGCCCACCACACACCCCGCCCACCCTCCTCCGCGTCCCGCCCACGCCCTCCTCGGCCCCCGAGGAAGTCTCTCCGCCGCTCCGCTCGGGCTCCCGACCCTGGCCGACTGCACCACCGCAGCAGGAGGCGGTGACACCCCTGCTCCCACCCCAACAGTCCATCCAGCGCGGCGGGGCGCTTGGCCTGACCGCTACCTGGGGCTCTCGGGCAGGATGAGCGCCGCGGACGCCGCCATCCTTGAGGCTCCCTCGCTCTCGCGACTGTCAGCTGTGCACAGCCCAGCCAATCACGGCGCGCCCGACGGAAAACCGGAAGGGCCAAGTCTCGCCGCCAGGCACTTCTGAGACCTCGGGCAGCTGGAAGCACGGTTCCGGGAGGCGTCCGCGTGGTCCCTAAAGGGAGAGGTCGTGATCCTTCTACCATTCTGACCGTTTCAGAATCCggagtaggtaggtaggtagatagatagatagatagatagatagatagatagatagatagataatagacagatgagatatcctatatatatatatgcacaattATGCTCACTATTTCTAGATCTGCATCCATGGCTAGgcgtatgtgtatatatgtgcagtTAATGCACGTTTAGACATGGCTCTGCATTCACGCACATGTAGTGCATGCAtcatttacttttgttgttgttgttccggTTTAGTGGAGGGTTTAAGCAAGGTCCAAGTAGCATACCTTGTCAGAAGAGATTATGCTGCGGACTCCAATACCGGTGACTGCCCTGTGTCTGCATGCCCAGAGTTCTCTGCAGAGCAGAGTTCTGGCCCTGGACATGTTGGGCCAGTTCCTTCCACGGTAGCTTCATTGAGTGCCTACTCTACCCTGAGCGTTGAGCTAGGCACTGGAGattcaaaacagacaaaatacCAAAAATACTGTTCTCTATTTTTTTGGTCAGCAATTAAGATGGACAAGTCTTCGTTGACACTCTCTTTGGGGTCCAGCATAGCAGAGAAGGAAGACAACTCACCGCGAATGTATAGTTGTTTCTCCTCACAAGAGAGTAAGGAGACTGTGCGTATTCACCaacaccttaattttttttttttttcaaagagccgAGTATGTTAAGGGGTGGGAGTAGCAAAGTAGGGCTGGAAGATATGAAAGTTTCCTTTCATATGAGACACCCTTGGGGGTGTTTCAGCAGAAGAAAGTGAGCAAAGGCTGAGGAACAGAAGAACGATTGGCTGGGTGTCAAAGACAGTCTGGAAGTAAAGCTAGATAGAAGCAGCTTCTGTGAGAGGCTTTGGCCTCTGCATTTATCCACAGATAAATGTGTAGCCATAtagggggtttgtttgtttgtttttaagattacaGTCAGAATGGTGGTCTGATTGGAAAGAGATAATCAGAAAAACTATACAGGAAGTTACTGCAATAATCATAGCAATCAAATCCTGTGAGAGAAAATGCATTGGAAAATGAAAAGACAGCACGTGGATTAGAGTTACATTTCAATAGTAGACTGTTCAAGAGCTGGCAAAAGATCGAATTTAATTTTCCTTCCTAATTATGTTTtacttaaattattatttaaattagtTGGCATTCCTGGAGCAACCCAACAGCACTGTaacagagagaagccagattgcgAATTAAAAGTGAATAATCCCCACGTGGCTAATTGAGTCAATTATACAGTATGCtgaacacatac harbors:
- the Commd10 gene encoding COMM domain-containing protein 10 isoform X2 is translated as MAASAALILPESPSMKKAVPLINAIDMGRFPRLLSRILQKLHLKAESSFSEEEEEKLQAAFSLEKQELHLVLETIAFVLEQLETVGWQLNLQMAHSAQAKLQSPQALLQLGVSKEDSKDLEKVLVEFNHKELFDFYNKLETIQAQLDSLT